A genomic stretch from Coffea arabica cultivar ET-39 chromosome 10c, Coffea Arabica ET-39 HiFi, whole genome shotgun sequence includes:
- the LOC113713759 gene encoding bidirectional sugar transporter SWEET1, with the protein MKEIAHFVFGVFGNASALFLFLAPVITFRRIIIKRSTEQFSGVPYVMTLLNCLLSAWYGLPFVSPHNLPVSTINGTGAAIEFIYVLIFLIFAPKKEKTKIFSILVLVITAFAAVALVSLFVLHGQSRKLFCGLAATIFSITMYASPLTIIRLVIKTKSVEFMPFFLSLFVFLCGTSWFIFGLLGRDPFVAIPNGFGSGLGTVQLILYAIYHDNKGPGKREVSDASSQLKDLENGKPQEEKQTPGDEQV; encoded by the exons atgaaggaaattgcACATTTTGTGTTTGGAGTTTTTG GAAATGCTTCTGCGCTGTTCCTCTTTTTGGCACCAGT GATAACATTCAGAAGGATCATTATTAAAAGATCTACAGAGCAGTTCTCTGGGGTTCCCTATGTCATGACTTTGCTGAACTGTTTGCTCTCTGCATG GTATGGACTGCCTTTTGTATCACCACACAATCTGCCAGTGTCCACAATTAATGGAACTGGTGCTGCAATTGAGTTCATATATGTGCTGATTTTCCTCATTTTTGCACCCAAGAAGGAGAAAACAAAGatcttttccattcttgttctGGTCATCACTGCGTTTGCAGCTGTTGCGTTGGTTTCCCTATTTGTTCTCCATGGCCAAAGCAGGAAGTTGTTCTGTGGTTTAGCTGCGACAATTTTCTCCATCACCATGTATGCTTCACCTCTGACAATCATA AGGTTGGTGATCAAGACCAAAAGCGTGGAGTTCATGCCATTCTTCCTGTCACTCTTTGTGTTCTTATGTGGCACTTCCTGGTTTATCTTTGGCCTTCTTGGAAGAGACCCCTTTGTTGCT ATTCCAAATGGCTTTGGGAGTGGATTAGGAACAGTGCAGCTAATCTTGTATGCCATCTATCATGACAACAAAGGTCCAGGGAAAAGAGAAGTTTCTGATGCATCCTCACAGTTAAAGGATCTGGAAAATGGCAAGCCTCAAGAAGAGAAGCAAACACCAGGGGATGAACAGGTTTAG
- the LOC113714400 gene encoding bidirectional sugar transporter SWEET1-like, producing the protein MVHILHTVFGVIGNACGLFLFLAPTITFKRIVRKRSTEDFSGVPYTMALLNCLLYAWYGLPFVSPNNILVSIINATGAVLESIYVLIFLILAPKKEKAKVFGILVLVLTTFAAVVLVSMLALHGKTRKLFVGLIATIFSIAMYAAPLSVMRLVIKTKSVEYMPFFLSLFVFLTGTTWFIYGMIGKDPFLAVPNGFGCVLGAMQLMLYAIYHKNKGDNNKGVANGSLEMGIEQSHQQKHATNDRQLDGQL; encoded by the exons ATGGTTCATATTTTGCACACAGTGTTTGGAGTGATTG GAAACGCTTGTGGCTTATTCCTGTTCTTGGCCCCTAC GATTACATTCAAGAGGATCGTTAGGAAAAGGTCCACAGAAGATTTCTCCGGAGTACCTTATACCATGGCTTTGCTCAACTGCCTCCTTTATGCTTG GTACGGTTTGCCTTTTGTGTCGCCAAACAACATATTGGTATCAATAATCAATGCAACTGGAGCAGTATTGGAGTCAATCTATGTGTTGATCTTCCTTATACTTGCACCTAAGAAGGAGAAGGCAAAGGTTTTTGGAATTCTAGTTTTGGTCCTCACAACATTTGCAGCTGTTGTCTTGGTTTCCATGTTGGCCCTCCATGGCAAGACGAGGAAGCTTTTCGTTGGTTTAATTGCCACAATCTTCTCCATTGCAATGTATGCTGCACCTCTTTCAGTAATG AGGTTGGTGATCAAAACCAAGAGTGTGGAGTATATGCCATTTTTCTTGTCCCTGTTTGTTTTCCTAACTGGGACTACGTGGTTCATTTATGGGATGATTGGAAAGGATCCTTTCCTTGCT GTACCTAATGGATTTGGATGTGTTTTGGGAGCAATGCAATTGATGTTGTATGCCATTTATCACAAGAATAAGGGGGACAACAATAAAGGTGTAGCCAATGGATCTTTGGAGATGGGAATTGAGCAGTCCCATCAGCAGAAACATGCCACCAATGATAGGCAACTTGATGGACAACTTTAA